A portion of the Edaphobacter lichenicola genome contains these proteins:
- a CDS encoding menaquinone biosynthesis family protein produces MTAATAAIQEISIAHSPDSDDAFMFYGLATNKVRVPGFKFTHTLTDIETLNQRAINEAFYDVTAISFHAYPYLQDKYTLMACGGSVGEGYGPMIVASRKLSLDDVKKTRIAVPGTLTTAYLTLKLFAPEVETVVVPFDKIIPAVVSGEYEAGLIIHEGQLTYANDGLIKLLDLGQWWREQTGLPLPLGGNAIRRSLGAETLLTTTNALRDSIQHALDHREEALAYAMQFARDLDPTLANRFVGMYVNERTLNYGEDGRVAIRKLLDMGYERGIIPHRANVDFVG; encoded by the coding sequence ATGACAGCCGCAACCGCCGCAATTCAAGAGATCAGCATCGCCCATAGCCCAGACTCCGACGACGCCTTTATGTTCTATGGTCTGGCGACGAACAAGGTCCGCGTCCCGGGCTTCAAGTTTACCCATACTCTTACTGATATTGAGACGCTGAACCAGCGTGCTATCAACGAAGCGTTCTATGACGTGACGGCGATCTCGTTCCATGCGTATCCGTATCTGCAGGACAAGTACACGTTGATGGCGTGCGGCGGTAGCGTCGGCGAAGGTTACGGACCCATGATCGTCGCAAGCCGCAAGCTTTCACTCGACGATGTTAAGAAGACCCGCATCGCGGTTCCCGGCACTCTTACGACTGCTTATCTCACTCTGAAGCTTTTCGCGCCGGAGGTTGAAACGGTTGTTGTTCCGTTCGACAAAATTATCCCGGCAGTCGTCTCGGGCGAATATGAGGCGGGCCTGATTATTCATGAAGGGCAGCTTACTTACGCAAATGACGGGCTTATCAAGTTGCTCGATCTTGGCCAGTGGTGGCGCGAGCAGACGGGGCTACCGCTTCCTCTGGGCGGGAATGCTATTCGCCGCTCACTAGGTGCTGAGACGCTGCTGACTACCACGAATGCTCTGCGGGACAGCATTCAGCACGCGCTGGATCACCGCGAAGAGGCCTTGGCCTACGCGATGCAGTTTGCTCGCGATCTGGATCCAACTCTGGCCAACCGTTTCGTCGGAATGTACGTGAATGAACGCACCTTGAACTATGGGGAAGATGGCAGAGTGGCCATCCGCAAGTTGCTTGATATGGGCTACGAGCGCGGCATCATTCCTCATCGGGCCAATGTCGATTTTGTCGGCTAA
- a CDS encoding MORN repeat-containing protein: MPALNVARLTNFFILLILIAFLTIGSFGQIIQIDKRVPQYVSEETQTWEKMQQSNPDQDLTLIPRYWVIFAANPAFEKIELGTNRHTSWTGHIFVILATEDRNKQETRIDAFGFYPLDKSGAGALRSVLSSVPGSVEDNLTGVHAGSLTPDTRILSVEISGAQQQQAYASMFSKYPKMVDVDRDAQDGFEPTDDNPYGPTYTNFSIPGNDCVSFANTVASSIGLKTPSTGGSTATPNGFIKALEAMNVSGAPSSGDQHIYMRLNFAYSPDGQPSGTYEGTVDPSGSYDGHGIISAPSGAHYDMNFSHGTANGPAHVTYPDGSELTGVMSGGTLTNGVLIDPSGATHAVSLNPNGTLHFDDQNAGAGGGDSGADHGNGGDRGGDHEAGAGHAEGSHGPSTSGNHSLNSDHYTVGGRDMGPAHDNWAAH, translated from the coding sequence ATGCCCGCCCTGAATGTGGCAAGACTTACCAATTTCTTCATACTCCTCATCCTCATTGCTTTTCTAACTATTGGCAGTTTTGGACAGATCATCCAAATCGACAAGCGCGTCCCTCAATACGTTTCTGAGGAAACCCAAACATGGGAGAAGATGCAACAATCAAACCCTGATCAAGACTTGACACTAATTCCTCGATATTGGGTGATATTTGCTGCCAACCCTGCATTTGAAAAGATCGAACTAGGGACGAATCGACATACAAGTTGGACCGGACATATATTTGTGATTCTTGCGACCGAAGATCGAAATAAACAGGAAACGAGAATCGACGCCTTTGGTTTTTATCCCTTGGATAAGTCTGGGGCTGGTGCTTTGAGAAGTGTCTTGAGCTCGGTTCCCGGATCTGTTGAAGACAATCTGACGGGGGTGCATGCAGGGTCGCTAACCCCAGACACTAGAATCCTTAGTGTCGAGATTAGCGGAGCTCAGCAACAACAAGCGTACGCGTCGATGTTCTCTAAGTATCCAAAGATGGTGGACGTAGATCGTGACGCGCAAGACGGCTTTGAGCCAACCGACGATAACCCGTACGGCCCGACGTACACGAACTTCTCGATTCCAGGAAACGACTGTGTGAGTTTCGCCAATACTGTAGCTTCGAGTATTGGCCTTAAGACTCCGTCGACTGGCGGTAGCACGGCGACGCCTAACGGTTTTATCAAGGCGCTCGAAGCTATGAATGTGAGTGGCGCGCCCAGTTCAGGTGACCAGCATATATATATGCGACTCAATTTTGCTTATTCACCGGATGGACAACCCTCAGGAACCTACGAAGGTACCGTAGATCCGAGTGGCTCCTACGATGGACACGGGATAATATCTGCACCTTCCGGAGCGCACTACGATATGAACTTTTCACATGGTACTGCAAATGGACCTGCCCACGTAACGTATCCGGACGGTAGCGAATTGACTGGCGTAATGAGTGGGGGGACCCTAACGAATGGTGTGCTAATTGATCCATCCGGAGCGACGCACGCTGTAAGCCTAAATCCAAACGGGACCCTGCATTTTGATGATCAAAATGCAGGCGCTGGAGGCGGTGATTCTGGGGCTGATCATGGTAACGGTGGAGATCGAGGCGGCGACCACGAGGCTGGCGCCGGCCACGCCGAAGGTTCTCATGGACCGTCAACAAGTGGTAATCATTCTCTAAACTCAGACCACTATACGGTGGGGGGGCGAGACATGGGACCAGCACACGATAACTGGGCAGCGCATTAG
- a CDS encoding tetratricopeptide repeat protein, producing MNDARHNPGSKSFAGALLVAVAVAGILVCQKKYSHRTQPLVEALAAERTQSGKDDAKDQETQRESFLRASLENDPHDEAAYSRLRELMETKRNDRLVLEIVETWIAHNPPDFETMLHLQTTATIGLDDPEEAIREERSYLKRVMRKADPRTWESVEVWLAEDLTARGYYSEALTHYKHEATIENTAAGWCDLAGREVTLGMSQQAIADYRRSLSSDAGYRHAHSGLSKAYTKIGDFQHAETEARAAISIAVSELKDEDKARRELRNLDGHDTVLSRLHEQFARVYLSEGKLQNAIEEEILAQESDPDDFEAAMIEAMIYDHMGAADKSQAVTEGVHRRLIVLMSQEKAKDKDEFLSIMSRWENLMVLGRGEGDFDNEDDDGLMARTAIWYLEPQLRAGTLKPAEEMLLGKRYCEVGRVGECEKIEVIAMRANEKLRTAKAEHSLGIALLKAKDPVAANEYLRAAYELDPQNRTYRFDYQSEDSKRTL from the coding sequence ATGAACGACGCGAGACACAACCCTGGAAGTAAAAGCTTCGCTGGAGCCCTACTTGTAGCCGTAGCTGTTGCCGGCATTCTGGTGTGCCAGAAGAAATACAGTCACCGGACACAACCCCTCGTCGAAGCTCTTGCAGCAGAAAGAACCCAGTCGGGTAAAGATGACGCGAAAGATCAGGAAACCCAAAGGGAATCTTTTCTCCGAGCAAGTTTAGAGAATGATCCCCATGACGAGGCTGCATACAGTCGGCTCCGAGAACTTATGGAGACAAAGAGAAACGACCGTCTCGTGCTCGAGATTGTGGAAACATGGATAGCTCATAACCCCCCTGACTTTGAGACGATGCTTCATCTGCAAACGACCGCGACCATAGGACTAGACGACCCGGAAGAGGCAATTAGAGAAGAACGTTCTTATCTTAAACGGGTCATGCGGAAAGCAGACCCACGGACTTGGGAATCTGTGGAGGTTTGGCTTGCAGAGGACCTCACGGCCCGTGGTTACTACAGCGAAGCGCTGACGCATTACAAACATGAAGCTACAATTGAGAATACGGCCGCGGGATGGTGCGACCTAGCTGGTCGGGAGGTGACCCTCGGGATGTCGCAGCAAGCGATCGCTGATTACCGTAGGAGTCTTAGCTCCGACGCCGGCTACCGTCATGCGCACTCTGGACTCTCGAAGGCATACACGAAGATCGGTGATTTTCAACATGCTGAGACCGAGGCGCGGGCAGCAATTTCGATAGCGGTTAGTGAATTAAAAGACGAGGACAAAGCTAGACGAGAACTAAGAAACCTTGATGGTCACGACACTGTCCTGTCTAGGCTGCACGAGCAATTCGCGCGTGTCTATCTTAGTGAGGGGAAACTTCAAAATGCGATCGAAGAGGAGATCCTGGCTCAAGAGAGTGACCCTGACGACTTCGAGGCAGCGATGATTGAAGCGATGATCTACGACCACATGGGTGCGGCTGATAAGTCTCAGGCCGTGACCGAAGGCGTGCACAGAAGGCTTATTGTACTGATGTCTCAAGAAAAGGCCAAAGACAAAGACGAGTTCCTTAGCATAATGAGTCGTTGGGAGAATCTCATGGTTCTCGGTCGAGGCGAAGGCGATTTCGATAATGAGGACGACGATGGCCTGATGGCCCGTACTGCGATTTGGTACCTGGAACCCCAACTAAGAGCTGGAACACTTAAGCCCGCGGAAGAAATGCTACTAGGGAAGCGGTACTGTGAAGTCGGTAGAGTGGGTGAGTGCGAAAAGATCGAGGTAATAGCGATGCGTGCGAACGAGAAGTTGCGCACGGCCAAGGCAGAACATTCATTAGGGATTGCCCTGCTGAAAGCAAAAGATCCAGTTGCTGCCAACGAGTACCTTCGAGCTGCGTATGAGTTAGATCCCCAAAACCGCACCTATAGATTTGATTACCAGTCGGAAGATAGCAAGAGGACGCTGTAG
- a CDS encoding biotin transporter BioY, with translation MQSAASTQLGLTQRSGSLQDSLSGKVILVIAASVFVAICAHLSIPLPFTPVPLTLQNFAVILIGMMLGPVAGFSAMVLYLAEGAMGLPVFTPHSLGGVAHLLGPNAGYLFSYPLAAATAGWVVRAMQRVTSRFRSGLVAATVASAPIFILGAGWLAHLLHLSASATWTMAVAPFLPGEVVKIMAAAGIFSSVQRWRQS, from the coding sequence ATGCAATCCGCTGCTTCTACACAACTTGGTCTCACGCAACGTTCCGGGTCGCTTCAGGACTCACTCTCCGGGAAAGTAATCCTGGTCATAGCCGCGAGCGTATTCGTCGCTATCTGTGCTCACCTCTCAATTCCGCTTCCGTTCACGCCTGTGCCTCTGACACTGCAAAACTTTGCTGTCATCCTGATTGGGATGATGCTTGGCCCGGTGGCTGGTTTTTCGGCGATGGTGCTCTATCTTGCCGAAGGAGCGATGGGTCTGCCAGTCTTCACGCCGCATAGCTTAGGCGGCGTTGCGCACCTGCTTGGCCCCAATGCCGGATATCTCTTCTCTTATCCGCTGGCCGCAGCGACCGCTGGCTGGGTAGTACGCGCGATGCAACGTGTAACCTCTCGTTTCCGCAGCGGCCTGGTCGCTGCGACGGTTGCGAGTGCTCCGATCTTCATCCTTGGCGCCGGCTGGTTGGCTCATCTTCTGCATCTGAGCGCGTCCGCAACCTGGACCATGGCGGTCGCTCCGTTTCTTCCGGGAGAGGTTGTCAAAATTATGGCGGCCGCCGGCATCTTCAGCTCCGTGCAACGATGGCGCCAGTCTTGA
- a CDS encoding TIR domain-containing protein has translation MQAGKKVYQQIDEAIRVYDRLLLILSEDSMQSEWVKTEISSARKKSSVEAQGFYSLSVLSRSPNCANGKTSIQTRGRIRPEKSENTSCPISQIGRTATVTK, from the coding sequence ATGCAAGCTGGCAAAAAGGTTTATCAGCAGATTGATGAGGCCATTCGAGTCTACGACCGCCTTTTGCTGATTCTCTCCGAAGACAGCATGCAAAGCGAATGGGTTAAAACGGAGATATCAAGTGCACGTAAAAAGAGTTCAGTCGAGGCTCAAGGGTTTTATTCCCTCTCAGTCTTGTCCCGTTCTCCAAACTGCGCCAATGGGAAAACTTCGATTCAGACACGGGGAAGGATTCGGCCCGAGAAATCCGAGAATACTTCGTGCCCGATTTCACAAATTGGAAGGACAGCGACAGTTACCAAATAG